In one Candidatus Methylomirabilota bacterium genomic region, the following are encoded:
- a CDS encoding diaminopimelate decarboxylase, with amino-acid sequence MNSREAPGQPSRLTAEVAAEVRRRFGTPCYVYDRAALEDAARQALAFPAPFGFTLRYAMKANPSRGVLQLFRDLGLHVDASSDFEVERALRAGFSPGRVLLTSQMPSRFLEAHIARGVLFNACSLHQLDEFGRLAPGREISVRMNPGLGSGSTKRTNTGGPASSFGIWHEDLGQVKAVAERHGLRINRLHSHIGSGTDPEIWKRCARMTLDLVAQLSEVSRVNLGGGFKVGRMPEEPSVDLADVGAHVRREVEAFHERDGRGLHLEIEPGTLLVANAGAIVASCVDVVDTGADGYLFAKLDAGMPEITRPSLYGAQHPIDVLAAGREQAAVVFVGPCCESGDILTPAPGDPEALMPRWVPRPEIGDLVVVGGAGAYCAAMATINYNSYPQAPEVMLELDSTLRLLRRRQSPEQVWQNEI; translated from the coding sequence ATGAACTCTCGTGAAGCGCCGGGGCAACCTTCGCGTCTCACCGCGGAGGTCGCGGCCGAAGTGCGTCGGCGCTTCGGCACGCCCTGCTACGTCTACGACCGCGCCGCCCTCGAGGACGCCGCGCGTCAGGCCCTGGCCTTCCCGGCGCCCTTCGGCTTCACCCTGCGCTATGCCATGAAGGCCAATCCGAGCCGCGGCGTCCTCCAGCTCTTCCGTGACCTCGGCCTGCACGTCGATGCCTCGAGCGATTTCGAGGTGGAGCGGGCCCTCCGGGCCGGCTTTTCCCCTGGCCGCGTCCTGCTCACCTCCCAGATGCCTTCCCGCTTCCTCGAGGCGCATATCGCACGCGGCGTGCTCTTCAACGCCTGCTCGCTGCACCAGCTCGACGAGTTCGGGCGCCTCGCCCCGGGTCGTGAGATCTCGGTTCGCATGAACCCGGGCCTGGGCAGCGGCTCGACCAAGCGCACGAATACCGGCGGTCCCGCCTCGAGCTTCGGGATCTGGCACGAGGACCTGGGTCAGGTCAAGGCGGTGGCGGAGCGGCACGGGCTGCGGATCAACCGGCTCCACTCGCACATCGGCTCGGGCACCGACCCCGAAATCTGGAAGCGCTGCGCCCGCATGACGCTCGACCTCGTCGCCCAGCTGTCCGAGGTCAGCCGCGTCAATCTGGGGGGCGGCTTCAAGGTGGGGCGCATGCCGGAGGAGCCCTCGGTGGATCTGGCCGATGTCGGCGCGCACGTTCGGCGTGAGGTCGAGGCGTTTCACGAGCGCGATGGCCGCGGCCTCCACCTCGAGATCGAGCCCGGCACCCTTCTCGTGGCCAATGCCGGCGCCATCGTCGCCTCCTGCGTCGACGTCGTGGACACCGGCGCCGACGGCTACCTCTTTGCCAAGCTCGACGCGGGCATGCCCGAGATCACGCGGCCCTCGCTCTACGGGGCGCAGCACCCGATCGACGTGCTGGCCGCGGGACGGGAGCAGGCGGCGGTGGTCTTCGTGGGACCCTGCTGCGAGTCCGGCGACATCCTCACCCCCGCACCCGGCGACCCCGAGGCGCTCATGCCTCGCTGGGTGCCGCGCCCGGAGATCGGCGATCTGGTCGTGGTGGGCGGAGCCGGCGCCTACTGTGCCGCCATGGCGACCATCAACTACAATTCCTACCCGCAGGCGCCCGAGGTCATGCTCGAGCTCGACAGCACGCTGCGTCTGCTCCGGCGCCGTCAGTCGCCCGAGCAAGTCTGGCAGAACGAGATTTAA
- the dapA gene encoding 4-hydroxy-tetrahydrodipicolinate synthase, whose amino-acid sequence MRTTFQGSIVAMVTPFKNGRVDEAKLRELVEFHVTSGTDGIVPCGTTGESPTLSHDEHKRVVEIVVETARGRLPVIAGTGSNATAEAIDLTKHAAKAGASGALVVNPYYNKPTQEGLYQHFRAVAECSELPIILYNIAGRTAINVETDTLARLARDCKNLVGVKEASGSLDQMTQVILACGPDFSVLSGDDNLTLPLMSVGGRGVISVIANIVPRETVEMTHAALAGDWKHAREMHLKLFPLSRAVFIETNPIPVKEAMAMMGMLEPEFRLPMCRMGTANRERLRTVLVQHGLLKG is encoded by the coding sequence ATGCGCACCACATTCCAGGGCTCGATCGTCGCCATGGTCACCCCGTTCAAAAACGGCCGGGTGGATGAGGCCAAGCTGCGAGAGCTGGTGGAGTTCCACGTCACGAGCGGGACGGACGGCATCGTCCCCTGTGGCACCACCGGCGAGTCGCCGACCCTGAGCCACGATGAGCACAAGCGCGTGGTGGAGATCGTCGTGGAGACGGCGCGCGGCCGGCTTCCCGTCATCGCGGGCACGGGCTCGAACGCCACCGCGGAGGCCATCGACCTCACGAAGCACGCGGCCAAGGCGGGGGCCTCGGGCGCGCTCGTGGTCAACCCGTACTACAACAAGCCGACGCAGGAGGGACTGTACCAGCACTTTCGCGCCGTGGCCGAGTGCTCGGAGCTGCCCATCATCCTGTACAACATCGCCGGGCGAACGGCCATCAATGTCGAGACCGACACCCTCGCCCGCCTGGCCCGGGACTGCAAGAACCTCGTGGGCGTCAAGGAGGCCTCCGGCTCCCTCGACCAGATGACCCAGGTCATCCTGGCCTGCGGCCCGGACTTCAGCGTGCTCTCGGGTGACGACAACCTGACCCTGCCCCTCATGTCCGTGGGAGGCCGAGGCGTGATCTCCGTCATCGCCAATATCGTCCCCCGCGAGACCGTCGAGATGACCCACGCGGCCCTGGCCGGCGACTGGAAGCACGCGCGCGAGATGCACCTCAAGCTGTTCCCGCTCTCGCGCGCCGTGTTCATCGAGACCAATCCCATCCCGGTCAAGGAAGCCATGGCCATGATGGGCATGCTCGAGCCCGAGTTCCGCCTGCCCATGTGCCGCATGGGGACGGCCAATCGCGAGCGGCTCCGGACCGTCCTCGTCCAGCACGGCCTCCTCAAGGGCTGA
- the dapB gene encoding 4-hydroxy-tetrahydrodipicolinate reductase, translating into MVDVVIAGAAGRMGCRLVALIQAEKDLRLAAALEAPGHPSLLRDAGEVAGVGKLGIPITADPEGALGRDRVLIEFSIPDASLGHLRMAARQRARAVIGTTGFAAAQRAEIERLAKEIPVFLSPNMSVGVNVMFRVLADMARFLGEEYDVEISEMHHRFKKDAPSGTAARMAEIVAQALGRDLSKTGVYGRHGLPGERPHAEIGIHSIRGGDVVGEHTVTFAALGERLELTHRSQSRDNFAHGALRAARFIAQAAPGLYSMQDVLKLG; encoded by the coding sequence ATGGTCGACGTCGTCATTGCCGGCGCCGCCGGCAGGATGGGGTGTCGTCTCGTCGCCCTGATACAGGCGGAGAAGGATCTCCGCCTGGCCGCGGCCCTCGAGGCGCCGGGCCACCCGTCCCTGCTCAGGGACGCGGGCGAGGTGGCCGGGGTGGGCAAGCTCGGGATCCCCATCACTGCCGACCCCGAAGGAGCCCTCGGCCGCGATCGAGTGCTCATCGAGTTCTCCATCCCCGACGCGAGCCTGGGGCATCTTCGGATGGCCGCGCGTCAACGCGCACGGGCCGTCATCGGGACGACCGGTTTCGCGGCGGCCCAGCGCGCCGAGATCGAGCGCCTCGCCAAGGAGATCCCCGTCTTCCTCTCGCCCAACATGAGCGTCGGGGTCAACGTGATGTTCCGCGTGCTCGCCGACATGGCGCGATTTCTCGGGGAGGAGTACGACGTCGAGATCTCCGAGATGCATCACCGCTTCAAGAAGGACGCGCCCAGCGGCACCGCCGCGCGGATGGCCGAGATCGTCGCGCAGGCCCTCGGTCGAGACCTGTCGAAGACCGGGGTCTACGGCCGCCACGGGCTGCCGGGTGAGCGACCGCACGCCGAGATCGGGATCCACTCGATCCGCGGCGGCGACGTGGTGGGCGAGCACACCGTCACCTTCGCCGCCCTGGGCGAGCGGCTCGAGCTGACCCATCGCTCGCAGAGCCGCGACAACTTCGCCCACGGGGCGTTGCGCGCGGCCCGCTTCATCGCCCAGGCCGCCCCCGGGCTCTATTCCATGCAGGACGTCCTCAAGCTAGGATGA
- a CDS encoding fumarylacetoacetate hydrolase family protein, whose translation MKIVRFKAAGKTRYGALEGRQILEYSGTPYGTFKKARKRWPVKQAVLLTPAVPSKIVCVGLNYRDHAEEMALPIPEEPALFFKPLTALCGPDDPIVYPVQSSRVDYEGELAIVIRKRCRHAPVERAREYVLGYTCLNDVTARDIQKRDGHPSRAKAFDTFCPAGPCIVTGIDPNAVEIETWVNGERRQVGSTKTLIFPVEDLVARISAVMTLLPGDLISTGTPAGVGPLVPGDRVEVRIEGIGSLENPVIKL comes from the coding sequence ATGAAGATCGTCCGCTTCAAGGCGGCGGGCAAGACGCGCTATGGTGCGCTCGAGGGGCGGCAGATCCTCGAGTACTCGGGCACGCCCTACGGCACCTTCAAGAAGGCCCGCAAGCGCTGGCCCGTCAAGCAGGCCGTCCTCCTCACGCCGGCGGTGCCCTCCAAGATCGTCTGCGTCGGTCTCAACTACCGCGATCACGCCGAGGAGATGGCCCTGCCCATTCCCGAGGAGCCGGCGCTCTTCTTCAAGCCGCTAACCGCGCTCTGCGGGCCGGACGATCCCATCGTCTATCCCGTCCAGTCGAGCCGCGTGGACTACGAGGGGGAGCTGGCCATCGTCATCCGCAAGCGCTGCCGCCACGCCCCCGTGGAGCGGGCGCGCGAATACGTGCTCGGCTACACCTGCCTGAACGATGTCACGGCCCGCGATATCCAGAAGCGTGACGGGCACCCGTCGCGGGCCAAGGCCTTCGACACCTTCTGCCCCGCCGGTCCCTGCATCGTCACCGGCATCGACCCCAATGCCGTCGAGATCGAGACCTGGGTGAATGGCGAGCGGCGACAGGTGGGAAGCACCAAGACCTTGATCTTCCCCGTGGAGGATCTGGTGGCGCGCATCTCGGCGGTGATGACGCTGTTGCCGGGCGACCTCATCTCCACGGGCACCCCGGCCGGCGTGGGACCCCTCGTGCCCGGCGATCGCGTCGAGGTGCGCATCGAGGGAATCGGCAGCCTCGAGAACCCCGTGATCAAGCTCTAG
- a CDS encoding LL-diaminopimelate aminotransferase, with the protein MAERLRKLPPYLFAEIDRKKREARARGADLIDMGIGDPDLPTPPHIIEALKRGAENPASHRYPDYEGLLAFRAAVCDWYTRRFGVSLNPETEALTLIGSKEGTAHMPLAWVNPGDAVLVPDPGYPVYAAGTWFADGEVHFMPLRRQNGFLPDLDAIPADVARRAKLMYLNYPNNPTAAVASGEFFAKVVPFAREHGIIVCHDAMYSELRFDGYRPPSFLETPGAMEVGVEFHSLSKTYSMTGWRIGFCVGNAKYLAGLGKIKTNVDSGVFQAVQEAGIAALNGPQDIPEQYRKVYQERRDVVVAGLKALGWEVDVPKAAFFVWAPVPKGLDSRTFASRLLEEVGCVVTPGVGFGPSGEGFYRVALTIDAKRLAEAMERLKGLKL; encoded by the coding sequence ATGGCCGAGCGCCTCCGCAAGCTGCCGCCGTATCTCTTCGCGGAGATCGACAGGAAGAAGCGCGAGGCGCGCGCGCGAGGCGCGGATCTCATCGACATGGGCATCGGCGATCCTGATTTGCCGACGCCGCCCCACATCATCGAGGCGCTCAAGCGCGGCGCCGAGAACCCGGCCAGCCACCGCTATCCGGACTACGAGGGTCTCCTGGCCTTTCGCGCGGCCGTCTGCGACTGGTACACGCGGCGCTTCGGCGTGTCGCTCAATCCGGAGACCGAGGCGCTGACCCTCATCGGCTCGAAGGAGGGCACCGCGCACATGCCGCTGGCCTGGGTCAATCCCGGCGACGCCGTGCTCGTGCCCGACCCCGGCTATCCGGTCTACGCGGCGGGGACGTGGTTCGCGGACGGCGAGGTCCACTTCATGCCGCTCCGGCGTCAGAACGGCTTCCTGCCCGATCTGGACGCCATTCCGGCGGACGTGGCACGGCGGGCCAAGCTCATGTACCTCAACTACCCGAACAACCCGACGGCGGCGGTGGCCAGCGGGGAATTCTTCGCCAAGGTCGTCCCCTTCGCCCGCGAGCACGGCATCATCGTCTGTCACGACGCCATGTACTCCGAGCTCCGGTTCGACGGCTACCGGCCGCCCTCCTTCCTGGAGACGCCGGGGGCCATGGAGGTCGGGGTCGAGTTCCACTCCCTGTCGAAGACCTATTCCATGACGGGCTGGCGCATCGGCTTCTGCGTCGGCAATGCAAAGTACCTGGCCGGCCTTGGCAAGATCAAGACCAATGTCGACTCGGGAGTGTTCCAGGCCGTGCAGGAGGCCGGCATCGCCGCCCTGAACGGACCCCAGGACATTCCCGAGCAATACCGCAAGGTCTACCAGGAGCGGCGTGACGTGGTGGTGGCGGGATTGAAAGCCCTGGGCTGGGAGGTGGACGTGCCCAAGGCGGCCTTCTTCGTGTGGGCGCCCGTGCCGAAAGGCCTCGACTCGCGCACCTTCGCCTCGAGGCTGCTGGAGGAAGTGGGTTGCGTGGTGACGCCGGGTGTGGGCTTCGGCCCGTCGGGCGAGGGCTTCTATCGGGTGGCCTTGACTATCGACGCCAAGCGTCTCGCCGAGGCCATGGAGCGGCTCAAAGGGCTCAAGCTCTGA
- the folB gene encoding dihydroneopterin aldolase: MFLEDVRFYGHHGVTKAQQTVGAWFSVDVELSVDLAAAATSDDLRTTVDYGLVAARIVEESTKERVNLLERLAGRLAGMLLGEFPCAEVRVRVRKLTPPMEGLQGIPGVELVRRRVPSG; encoded by the coding sequence ATCTTCCTCGAGGACGTGCGCTTCTACGGTCACCACGGTGTGACCAAGGCGCAGCAGACGGTGGGGGCGTGGTTCTCGGTCGACGTAGAGCTAAGCGTGGACCTGGCCGCGGCGGCCACGTCCGACGATCTCCGGACCACGGTGGACTACGGACTGGTGGCGGCGCGGATCGTGGAGGAATCCACGAAGGAGCGCGTCAACCTCCTGGAGCGGCTGGCGGGAAGGCTGGCCGGCATGCTCCTCGGGGAGTTTCCCTGCGCCGAGGTGCGCGTCCGCGTGCGGAAGCTTACTCCGCCCATGGAAGGGCTGCAGGGCATCCCCGGGGTCGAGCTTGTCCGCCGGCGAGTGCCGAGTGGATGA
- the folK gene encoding 2-amino-4-hydroxy-6-hydroxymethyldihydropteridine diphosphokinase, whose translation MAKVFLSVGSNMGDRVALLREAVVQLRSLPEVEFLDASPLYWTEPWERQPGKSRLSQETWFFNCVIAIETTLEPPALLERVQNVERGLGRTRGAGTPEALRYEPRPLDIDILLYDDRVISGPDHLHIPHLLMHERAFVLRPLADLAPELEHPVLYQTIRQLLEELADEHEVRLSDLPRRWFDF comes from the coding sequence ATGGCGAAGGTCTTTCTCTCGGTGGGCTCCAATATGGGCGATCGCGTCGCGCTCCTGCGCGAGGCGGTGGTTCAGCTCCGGAGCCTGCCCGAGGTCGAGTTCCTCGACGCCTCGCCGCTCTACTGGACCGAGCCCTGGGAGCGGCAGCCCGGAAAGAGCCGCCTGAGCCAGGAGACCTGGTTCTTCAACTGCGTGATCGCCATCGAGACCACCCTCGAGCCCCCCGCCCTCCTCGAGCGGGTGCAAAACGTCGAGCGCGGGCTCGGCCGCACGCGCGGCGCGGGCACCCCCGAGGCTCTCAGGTATGAGCCGCGCCCGCTCGACATCGACATCCTCCTCTACGATGATCGCGTGATCAGCGGGCCGGATCACCTGCACATCCCGCATCTCCTGATGCACGAGCGCGCCTTCGTCCTGCGTCCCCTCGCCGATCTCGCCCCCGAGCTCGAGCACCCCGTGCTCTATCAGACCATCCGCCAGCTCCTCGAGGAGCTGGCCGACGAGCACGAGGTGCGCCTTTCCGACCTTCCGCGACGCTGGTTCGATTTCTAG
- a CDS encoding sigma-70 family RNA polymerase sigma factor has translation MADDEFRQQALQHLDALHNLAVYLTRNGSEAEDLVQETYVRALRFSHRFQPGTHLRAWMFQILRNTFLTFYRLREREPALGEAGVADGQAPMFHDAPTQDGESQSAHMDLEGALRRIPEEFRTPLMLAEIEGLSLDDVARIMDCPVGTVKSRIFRAKERLRALLKDYGRPGEGAS, from the coding sequence GTGGCGGATGACGAGTTCCGACAGCAGGCCCTCCAGCACCTCGACGCGCTCCACAACCTCGCCGTCTACCTGACGCGCAACGGCTCCGAGGCCGAGGACCTGGTCCAGGAGACGTATGTCCGCGCGCTCCGCTTCTCCCACCGCTTCCAGCCGGGAACCCATCTACGGGCCTGGATGTTTCAAATCCTGAGGAACACGTTCTTGACCTTTTACCGCCTCCGGGAGCGCGAGCCGGCGCTCGGTGAGGCGGGTGTGGCGGACGGCCAGGCCCCGATGTTCCACGACGCCCCCACCCAGGACGGCGAGAGCCAGAGCGCGCACATGGATCTCGAAGGCGCCCTCCGGCGCATTCCCGAAGAGTTTCGGACTCCGCTCATGCTGGCCGAGATCGAGGGCTTGTCGCTCGACGACGTGGCCCGCATCATGGATTGCCCCGTGGGAACCGTGAAGTCGAGGATATTCAGGGCCAAGGAGCGGCTGCGGGCGCTTCTCAAGGACTATGGCCGGCCGGGCGAGGGCGCTTCATGA
- a CDS encoding 5-methyltetrahydropteroyltriglutamate--homocysteine S-methyltransferase — protein sequence MASRPPFRADHVGSLLRPPSLKALRLKKESGQATTQELAAAEDAGIREVVKLQEEAGLQGITDGELRRKSWHMDFLTQLGGLASAGKALPVTFRGPTGEVFFTRPDLAITSRITRPRPIFVAPFSFLKSTVSRTAKLTMPSPCMLYTQVGRENIDKSVYPDLDGFVEDTAAAYRAEIADLYAAGCRYLQLDDVSLAYLCDEDMRAQGRARNDDPDEQLAMSVKLVQATLRDKPKDLTVCTHLCRGNFRSSWRAQGGYAKIAETIFTQLPYDGFFLEFDDARSGDFSPLRHVPKNVRVVLGLVTTKVGTLEKTDDLKRRLDEASRYVALEQLCVSPQCGFSSTVEGNVITVEQEKAKLRLCVDLAQEVWGGL from the coding sequence GTGGCGTCGCGCCCTCCGTTTCGCGCTGATCACGTGGGGAGTCTGCTTCGCCCGCCCAGCCTCAAGGCGCTCCGGCTCAAGAAGGAATCGGGGCAGGCCACCACCCAGGAGCTGGCCGCGGCCGAGGACGCGGGTATCCGCGAGGTCGTGAAGCTTCAGGAGGAAGCCGGCCTCCAGGGCATCACCGACGGCGAGCTCCGCCGCAAGTCCTGGCACATGGACTTCCTGACCCAGCTCGGCGGTCTGGCCAGCGCGGGCAAGGCGCTTCCCGTCACGTTCCGCGGGCCGACCGGTGAGGTCTTCTTCACCCGGCCGGATCTGGCCATCACGAGCCGGATCACCCGGCCCCGCCCGATCTTCGTCGCGCCGTTCTCTTTCCTGAAATCGACAGTGTCCCGTACGGCCAAGCTGACCATGCCGTCCCCCTGCATGCTCTACACGCAGGTGGGACGCGAGAATATCGACAAGTCCGTGTACCCCGATCTCGACGGCTTCGTGGAGGATACCGCCGCCGCCTACCGGGCCGAGATCGCCGACCTCTACGCCGCGGGCTGCCGCTATCTCCAGCTCGACGACGTGAGCCTGGCCTACCTCTGCGACGAGGACATGCGCGCCCAGGGGAGAGCGCGGAACGACGATCCGGACGAGCAGCTCGCCATGTCCGTCAAGCTCGTCCAGGCCACGCTGCGCGACAAGCCCAAGGACCTGACCGTCTGCACCCATCTGTGCCGCGGCAACTTCCGCTCGTCCTGGCGAGCCCAGGGCGGCTACGCGAAGATCGCCGAGACCATCTTCACCCAGCTCCCCTACGATGGCTTCTTCCTCGAGTTCGACGACGCGCGCTCGGGGGACTTCTCCCCGCTCCGCCACGTCCCGAAGAATGTCCGCGTCGTGCTGGGCCTGGTCACCACCAAGGTGGGCACCCTCGAGAAGACGGACGATCTCAAGCGCCGGCTGGACGAGGCCTCGCGCTACGTGGCCCTGGAGCAGCTCTGCGTCAGCCCCCAGTGCGGCTTCTCCTCGACCGTGGAGGGGAACGTGATCACCGTCGAGCAGGAGAAGGCCAAGCTCAGGCTGTGCGTCGACCTGGCCCAGGAAGTCTGGGGGGGTCTCTAG
- a CDS encoding ABC transporter substrate-binding protein, translating into MLALVLAAPAPAWPESPTEEMQQYTERVLQLIQDTVLREKDTIEALQAAVRKVAIQVFGAPEAAEGALGRHWEELTPAERDDFVLLFAEFLEAIYISRMDREGGLRVRYVGELVEGDRADVRARVFTKKGHELTVDARLVHRDGRWLVFDVAVEQISLVANYRAQFDRVIRKSGYAELARLIRVKRDELLKAKRAAAD; encoded by the coding sequence GTGCTGGCGCTTGTGCTCGCCGCTCCGGCGCCGGCGTGGCCAGAGTCGCCGACCGAGGAGATGCAGCAATACACCGAGCGGGTACTGCAGCTGATCCAGGACACCGTGCTGCGGGAGAAGGACACGATCGAAGCGCTTCAGGCGGCCGTGCGCAAGGTCGCGATTCAGGTCTTCGGCGCGCCGGAGGCGGCAGAGGGTGCGCTTGGGCGTCATTGGGAGGAGCTGACTCCGGCCGAGCGCGACGATTTCGTCCTGCTCTTTGCCGAGTTCCTGGAGGCGATCTATATCTCGCGAATGGACAGAGAAGGGGGCCTCCGGGTCCGGTACGTCGGCGAGCTGGTCGAGGGCGACCGGGCCGACGTCCGCGCCCGCGTCTTCACCAAGAAAGGACATGAGTTGACGGTGGACGCCCGGCTCGTGCACCGCGACGGCCGCTGGCTCGTCTTCGACGTCGCGGTCGAGCAGATCAGCCTCGTGGCCAACTACCGCGCCCAGTTCGACCGGGTCATCCGGAAGTCAGGCTATGCGGAGCTTGCCCGGCTGATCCGCGTCAAGCGCGATGAGCTCCTAAAGGCCAAGCGCGCTGCGGCCGACTGA
- a CDS encoding caspase family protein: protein MDLTFPDRTLVVRSVRRQGEKWSADIEYGTTGLYLTPMSATLEVKGDRLTLRFVTQLASAVELDLVEGNLLRGTFKLPNEAKQRPIELRRVSSQPGAPSTAPTTALDRLSRAAAAEKSTAEPAVPVALSPPLALPPDPATSLPPLIIGRWEGELDFAVSRRTLIVDSARFEGGKWRVEGRFGVTDSDLTPVHVLVDTADDKIALQFVTSLASRVTLTLHQDAALRGVFRLAFETKERRLELKRLAAATAPAGVEKPEPLAIAFRNPLEQARVGDPALIATAIVTSGRGVATVSVTLNGSEIHRETESGAPKSVVVSVPVTLREGPNVIVITATEMDRTARQEVRTITYDRRLAPALSVAPPPPRERWAVVIGAGRYDNPAIPRLAYSVADAEAVYQTLIGPGEFKKENVLLLTDKAARKPTLRNIRYALGTFLARSARRDDTVLIFFAGHGGPEADLRGAERDGLAKYLLPTDADPEDLYASALPMDEIRTIFERIEAERVVAFFDACYSGAAGGRTFASQKTRAVSVDDLFLERLAQSRGRVVITASRASEVSIELSALGHGLFTYYLVQGLRGAADANSDGIVSLQELYAYLEREVGRRSRAVGGNQHPMMKGEVEGSLPLIRVKR from the coding sequence GTGGACCTCACCTTCCCTGACCGGACGCTCGTCGTCCGGTCGGTGCGTCGTCAGGGCGAGAAGTGGTCTGCCGACATCGAGTACGGCACGACTGGCCTCTATCTCACGCCGATGTCGGCCACGCTCGAGGTGAAAGGCGATCGTCTCACGCTTAGGTTCGTCACACAGCTCGCGTCGGCTGTCGAGCTCGACCTCGTCGAGGGGAATCTGTTACGCGGCACGTTTAAGCTCCCCAACGAGGCGAAACAGCGACCGATCGAGCTCAGGCGCGTGTCGTCTCAGCCGGGTGCCCCGTCCACCGCGCCGACCACGGCGCTCGACCGGCTGAGCCGCGCTGCCGCCGCCGAGAAGTCCACCGCCGAACCTGCTGTCCCCGTCGCCCTCTCGCCGCCACTGGCTCTGCCGCCCGATCCCGCAACAAGCCTCCCGCCCCTCATCATCGGACGCTGGGAGGGGGAGCTCGATTTCGCGGTGTCGCGGCGCACCCTCATCGTGGACTCCGCGCGTTTCGAGGGCGGAAAGTGGCGGGTCGAAGGGCGCTTCGGGGTAACGGACTCCGACCTCACGCCCGTCCATGTGCTCGTCGACACCGCCGACGACAAGATCGCGCTCCAGTTCGTTACGTCGCTCGCCTCGCGGGTGACCCTCACGCTCCATCAGGACGCCGCCCTCCGCGGCGTCTTCCGCCTGGCCTTCGAGACGAAGGAGCGCCGGCTCGAACTCAAGCGCCTCGCGGCCGCCACTGCACCGGCCGGCGTGGAGAAGCCCGAGCCCCTCGCCATCGCATTCCGCAATCCGCTGGAGCAGGCGCGGGTTGGCGACCCCGCGTTAATTGCGACGGCAATCGTGACCTCGGGACGCGGCGTGGCGACGGTCAGCGTGACGCTGAACGGTAGTGAGATCCACCGGGAGACCGAGAGTGGCGCGCCAAAATCCGTCGTGGTGAGCGTTCCCGTGACGCTCCGCGAAGGGCCGAACGTGATCGTGATCACCGCCACAGAGATGGACCGCACGGCCCGCCAGGAGGTCCGCACCATCACCTACGATCGCCGCCTCGCCCCCGCCCTGTCGGTGGCCCCCCCGCCGCCGCGGGAGCGCTGGGCGGTGGTCATCGGCGCCGGGCGCTACGACAACCCGGCCATCCCGCGGCTCGCCTACAGCGTGGCAGACGCCGAGGCCGTGTATCAGACGCTGATCGGGCCGGGGGAGTTCAAGAAAGAGAACGTGCTCCTCTTGACGGACAAGGCGGCGCGCAAGCCGACCCTCCGTAATATTCGGTACGCGCTCGGCACGTTCCTGGCGCGCTCCGCGCGGAGGGACGACACCGTGCTGATCTTCTTCGCGGGCCACGGCGGGCCCGAGGCTGACCTGCGTGGGGCGGAGCGCGACGGGCTCGCGAAGTATCTGCTCCCGACGGACGCCGATCCCGAGGATCTCTACGCCTCGGCCCTCCCGATGGACGAGATCCGGACGATCTTCGAGCGGATCGAGGCCGAGCGCGTGGTGGCGTTCTTCGACGCCTGCTACAGCGGCGCCGCGGGCGGGCGGACATTCGCGTCGCAGAAGACGCGCGCCGTGAGCGTCGACGACCTCTTCCTCGAGCGTCTCGCGCAATCCCGGGGGCGCGTGGTCATCACCGCCTCCCGGGCCTCGGAAGTATCGATCGAGCTCTCCGCGCTCGGTCACGGCCTGTTCACCTACTATCTCGTCCAGGGCCTCCGGGGCGCAGCCGACGCGAACAGCGACGGCATCGTGTCGCTCCAGGAGCTCTACGCGTATCTGGAGCGCGAGGTGGGGCGGAGGTCGCGCGCCGTCGGAGGCAATCAGCATCCGATGATGAAGGGCGAGGTCGAAGGTTCACTACCGCTGATCCGAGTGAAGCGGTGA